The sequence below is a genomic window from Serratia nevei.
AGCGGTTGGCTGGACACTGGGGATGGCCACCGGATCTACTGGGAGCTGAGCGGCAACCCGAACGGTAAACCGGCGGTCTTCATTCACGGCGGGCCGGGCGGCGGCATCTCCCCGCATCATCGTCAGCTGTTCGATCCGGAACGCTACAAGGTGCTGCTGTTCGATCAGCGCGGCTGTGGCCGCTCCCGTCCGCACGCCAGCCTGGACAACAACACCACCTGGCATTTGGTGGCCGATATCGAGCGGCTGCGCGACATGGCCGGCGTCGATCAATGGCTGGTGTTCGGCGGTTCCTGGGGATCGACGCTGGCGCTCGCCTATGCGCAGACCCACCCGGAGCGCGTCAGTGAAATGGTGCTGCGCGGCATCTTCACCCTGCGTAAGCAGGAACTGCATTGGTATTACCAGGACGGCGCGTCACGCTTCTTCCCGGACAAATGGGCGCGCGTGCTGTCCATTCTGTCGGATGACGAGCGTAAAGACGTGATCGCCGCCTACCGGCAGCGGCTGACTTCGGCCGATCCGCAGGTGCAGCTCGAAGCGGCCAAGCTGTGGAGCGTGTGGGAAGGGGAGACGGTGACGCTGTTGCCGAGCCGCGAATCCGCTTCGTTCGGCGAGGATGATTTCGCGCTGGCGTTCGCCCGCATTGAAAACCACTATTTCACCCATCTGGGTTTCCTGGAGAGCGACGACCAGCTGCTGCGCAACGTGCCGCTGATCCGCCATATTCCGGCGGTGATCGTCCACGGCCGCTATGACATGGCCTGCCAGGTGCAGAACGCCTGGGATCTGGCCAAGGCCTGGCCGGAAGCGGAGTTGCATATCGTGGAAGGGGCGGGGCATTCGTTTGATGAGCCGGGCATCTTGCACCAGCTGATGATCGCCACCGACCGGTTCGCCGGCAAGTGACGTAAAAAACCCGCCGTTACGGCGGGTTTTTTGTTATTTGACCTTCGGCTCGTACGGCAGGCGCGAAAACCTGTGGGATTCCGCGCGGTAGTACGCCACGCGCTCGCGAAAATAGTCGCGCAGCACTTCCGGCTGCTCACGCTCCACCACTTCCGGGATCACCGGCATGTTGTAGCGCTCTTTGTACGCCACGCCTGAGGCGGCGAGATCCACGTTCACCCGGTCCATCTCTTCTTTAGACAGTTCGGCCAGATTGTAACCCACGCTATGCTCCTTACTTACTTTGCCGCTTTGAACCTGCGCAGAAGGTAATCCACCCGGGGGCGCTTGGCAAGCCCGTTGCGCCGCTGCCGTGGGCGATATTTATCCGGGAGTAATGCAATCTATTTATTCTTTTAAATAAGAATGATTCGCTTTTTGATTAAAATAAAAGATGAAAATAATTATCATGTTAATTCTCAATGTGGTGTTGATATTTTAATTTATTGATATATATGATTTTTATAATTAATGTGATTTGAGTGTAAATAAGGTGTTTTTATTTTCACGGCGGCAGGGCATAATGCGCGGAAATTAAATTCATGACCTGCAAAATAAAAGGAATCATTATGCTGACGCAAGAAATGACTCAAAAGCTGAATGAGCAACTGAATCTGGAGTTCTACTCCGCCAACCTGTACCTGCAGATGAGCGCATGGTGCAGCGATAAAGGCTTTGAAGGCGCCGCCGCATTTCTTAAAGAGCACTCTCAGGAAGAGATGCAGCATATGCAACGTCTGTTCGACTACCTGAGCGACACCGGCTCTCTGCCGCTGCTGGGCAGCATCGCCGCACCGCCGGTGACGTTCGAATCGCTGGCGGACGTGTTCCAGCAGACCTACGAACACGAACAGCTGATCACCCGTCAGATCAACGAACTGGCGCACGCCGCTATGACCGCACACGATTACTCCACCTTCAATTTCCTGCAGTGGTACGTGGCGGAGCAGCACGAAGAAGAGAAACTGTTCAAATCCGTGCTGGATAAGCTGGCGCTGGTGGGCACCAGCGGCAAAGGCCTGTTCTTCATCGACAAAGATCTGAAGAAAATGGGCGCGATGGGCCAGGGCGGCAACGGCCAGGCTTAATCCGCATCAGAACACCGAAAAACCGCGCGCGGGCGAGCCTGACGCGCGGTTTTTTTTACCCTGCGTTTATCGCGGTTATGCGGCGATACGTGCTGCCGGATCGCAAAATGCCAGTGATGCGCTCGACTTGCCGCAGCGTGGTCGTTATGATTTACCGCGATACGCTACAGGGATGGTAGAGTCAAAACAGCGGGTTAGCCGATACAACCCGTTTTTCTGTTTACCCGTGGCGCAATCACTTGCGGTGGGTTGGGGCCGCTGATACATCGCCTTGGCTGTGGCCTTAACCCTTATGACCCTCTTTATACTGTTAAGGGATACCACTGTGATCGGTAAAATTCGTTCCTCCTGTCGCCTGCTTTCCACCGTTTTCGTCCTGTTCGTCGGCCTGTCTTCGCAGCAAGCGCTGGCGCACGCCCATCTGAAAGTGGAAACGCCGAAGGCCGACGCCAGCGTCAGCCCGGCGCCGAAAGCGCTGACCCTCAGCTTCTCCGAAGGCATCGAGCCGAACTTCAGCGGCGTGAAAATCACCGGCCCAGACAACGCCGTGGTGAAAACCGGCAAGCTGCAGCTCGATCCGAACAACAACACCCAGGTCAATGTGCCGATCGAAGGCGAACTGAGCGCGGGCAAATACAACGTCAGCTGGCATGTGGTTTCGGTCGACGGGCATAAAACCAAAGGCCAGTACAGCTTCACCGTAAACTGATCGTGAGTCTGGCGACCCTGTTCGTTCTGTGTCGCTTGGTGCACTTTGCGGCGGTGATGCTGATGTTCGGCATCAGTCTGTTCACCGCCTTATTGTCACCGCAGCGCCTCTCCCCGATCCTCTCCCGCGATGTGCGCCCGCTGCTGCTTGCCGGCACCTGGATTGCCGGGCTTTCCGCCGTGGCGCTGCTGGCCATTCAAGCCGGGCAAATGGGCGACGGTTGGGAAGACGCCTGGCGGCTGGAGGTCTGGTGGGCGGTGCTCGGCACCACCTTCGGCGAAGTGTGGCGCTGGCATCTGGGCCTGTCGCTGCTGGCGATCCTGAGCCTGCTGCTGCCGGAACGGCCGCGCGCGCAGGCGTTGGCGCTGTGTTCGGCGTTGCTGCTGGTCAGCCTGGCGTTCATCGGCCACGCGGCGATGCACGAAGGCACGCTGGGCGTGCTGCACCGCGCCAACCATGCGGTGCACCTGCTGGCCGCCGGTTATTGGTTCGGCTGCCTGGCGCCGTTGCTGGTTTGCCTGCGTTACCTGCAGCCGCCGCAGTGGCGCAGCGACGCCATCACCACGCTGATCCGTTTCTCGCGCTGGGGGCACCTGGCGGTGGCGGCGGTGATCGTCACCGGCATCGTCAACAGCCTGATCATTCTCGGCGGTTGGCCGCTCAACCTCGGCTCGCCTTATCAGCGCCTGCTGCTGATCAAAACCGCGCTGGTGGCGCTGATGGTGATGGTGGCGCTGGCCAATCGCTACGCCATCGTGCCGGCAATGAGCCGCGTGCCGGCGCTGGCGCAGCGCGGCGTGGTGCTGGCCTGCTGGCTCGAAGTCGGGTTGGGGATGGCGGTGCTGCTGCTGGTCAGTTTATTTGCAACCTATGCGCCGGTTTGACATTTCGGCTTGCCGCAACCGGGCAAGCTGCGGGAAAATCGACGTGAATAGCAACCTTAAGGCCAACACATGAAATCGGTATTACTCGGCATTACGCTGCTGGCAACCGCGACCGGCGCGCTGGCGGCAGACAAACTGGTGAACATCACCAAACTGGAATACGGCAAACAGTGGGCGTTCACCAAGGAAGAAGTGACGCTGCAGTGCCGCAGCGGCGGCGCGCTGTTCGTGCTCAACAACAGCACTCTGATGCAATACCCGCTCAACGACGCAGCGGAGCAGCAGGTGAAGAAGGGCCATCAGCGCGCGCAACCGCTGGAGGTGCTCCTGCTGGACGACCCTGCCGAACCGGGGAAAAAAATGAGCCTGGCGCCGTTCATTGAACGCGCCGAGAAGCTGTGCGCTGACTAACCGCTTGTTTGCCAACGCCTTGCCCAGCGCGCGCGGATTGATGCGCATTTGCCGCATAGTTATTTCGTCACGAAACTATCACGCGGCCGCTGGGCGGCTGGCAAAACTGGCGCGGTAGGCTACTCTTAAAGTGCACGGCTGAACAAGCCCTGCATTAAATGCCAACTTTTAGCGCACGGCTCTCTCCCAAGAGCCATTTCCCTAGACCGAATATAGGAATCGTATTCGGTCTTTTTTTGTG
It includes:
- the yobA gene encoding CopC domain-containing protein YobA; amino-acid sequence: MTLFILLRDTTVIGKIRSSCRLLSTVFVLFVGLSSQQALAHAHLKVETPKADASVSPAPKALTLSFSEGIEPNFSGVKITGPDNAVVKTGKLQLDPNNNTQVNVPIEGELSAGKYNVSWHVVSVDGHKTKGQYSFTVN
- the ftnA gene encoding non-heme ferritin — encoded protein: MLTQEMTQKLNEQLNLEFYSANLYLQMSAWCSDKGFEGAAAFLKEHSQEEMQHMQRLFDYLSDTGSLPLLGSIAAPPVTFESLADVFQQTYEHEQLITRQINELAHAAMTAHDYSTFNFLQWYVAEQHEEEKLFKSVLDKLALVGTSGKGLFFIDKDLKKMGAMGQGGNGQA
- the pip gene encoding prolyl aminopeptidase, with product MEQLRGLYPPLAAYDSGWLDTGDGHRIYWELSGNPNGKPAVFIHGGPGGGISPHHRQLFDPERYKVLLFDQRGCGRSRPHASLDNNTTWHLVADIERLRDMAGVDQWLVFGGSWGSTLALAYAQTHPERVSEMVLRGIFTLRKQELHWYYQDGASRFFPDKWARVLSILSDDERKDVIAAYRQRLTSADPQVQLEAAKLWSVWEGETVTLLPSRESASFGEDDFALAFARIENHYFTHLGFLESDDQLLRNVPLIRHIPAVIVHGRYDMACQVQNAWDLAKAWPEAELHIVEGAGHSFDEPGILHQLMIATDRFAGK
- the copD gene encoding copper homeostasis membrane protein CopD: MSLATLFVLCRLVHFAAVMLMFGISLFTALLSPQRLSPILSRDVRPLLLAGTWIAGLSAVALLAIQAGQMGDGWEDAWRLEVWWAVLGTTFGEVWRWHLGLSLLAILSLLLPERPRAQALALCSALLLVSLAFIGHAAMHEGTLGVLHRANHAVHLLAAGYWFGCLAPLLVCLRYLQPPQWRSDAITTLIRFSRWGHLAVAAVIVTGIVNSLIILGGWPLNLGSPYQRLLLIKTALVALMVMVALANRYAIVPAMSRVPALAQRGVVLACWLEVGLGMAVLLLVSLFATYAPV
- a CDS encoding YebY family protein, which produces MKSVLLGITLLATATGALAADKLVNITKLEYGKQWAFTKEEVTLQCRSGGALFVLNNSTLMQYPLNDAAEQQVKKGHQRAQPLEVLLLDDPAEPGKKMSLAPFIERAEKLCAD
- a CDS encoding DNA polymerase III subunit theta gives rise to the protein MGYNLAELSKEEMDRVNVDLAASGVAYKERYNMPVIPEVVEREQPEVLRDYFRERVAYYRAESHRFSRLPYEPKVK